The genomic DNA TGGATCGGACTCTGAAGAGCCAATTGGACCTCTGCTTCTCGATAAGCTCACCTGTGAGGCTGTGAGCCCGTGTGACCTACGGTGCCACTGCCGTCCTGCTCATCTTTTTGTCTGAACGAATGGTGATACAGTAGCATATCGGCGTCCTGTTCATCTTTGTTTTCCTTCAGGGGAGTTCAGATATGAGGAGGTACTATTCCTTTGTAAAAAATCATCACGTCGTTCTCCTCTGGGAGACTGGGATACATGCAGGGATGCGGAGTAAGTACTGTATCTAGTAAATACAGTCAAGCAACAGAGCTTAACTCCGAATTTCTTTTAGAAAAAACCACACACACAGCTGAACTAGCAGACCATTTGATCATTCATCGGTCATCATCAGGCTAATGGGAGGCTAGCATTGCCCGCGCGAACTGGTGATGCTCGCTTCAGCAACCCAGCTATTTTTCCGAACGGGACAACCCAGCTGACTGGACCATGCCACGTTATCGGAGGAGGAAAAAAACATGTAATCCAGCGAGACAGCACATGCTTGGATTCTACCCGTTGTGGTCAGAATTCCAGCATCCGAAGGAACTCTGCGTGGTCATTCATTCCATTACTCCGCGTTTGGACATTCTAGATTTCTAGCACAAGTTTAGTAGAAGGGGAAATTGGCGTGTACGCTGCGGCATCCTGGCAGCAGGAACGGCAAATTTTGACCAACTAGTTCCCATGTCGACAAAAGACTGGCAACCACCAGGAAGAAAAGTAGCGATACTGAAACATCAGGAGCAGGTCATCATCTGCTCGCCTGGGCTGGCGAGCAGATCAGAGAGATATCATCAAGAAAACTAATACCGGCAGTACTAACAAATTATTAGGGTTCCTTGCCCTGACCAGCTAGCCAGCTCGCTAATCCCGTCAAAGCTCCACCTTACCCCATGCATGTTGCGATTTCCCGGATCCTTTTTATCACTTGTCCTGTCCTTCTTCGCGTCCGCGTCATTTTTATCCATTTGCGGCCGAGCGAGGCAAGAAATTACGGGAAAGGCAAGCGCTGGGGCCCGATTCTCTGTTCTCTGAAGAAACCAAGAACATGGAGCAAAACTGCAAAAGGACAGAGAAACCCTGCGTTCCCGGgcggccaaaaaaaaaaaaagcaggagAGCACAGTGAACGGAGGCAACTTGGACAAGCGTATCTAGCTGTCCAAGGCGGATGGGGACAAAGAACAAGTGGCGAGAGGAATCATGGACCAGATCGCTGTCACAGGGGGCGGGGCTAGCTAAATGCACTGGAGATATCGTCAGGCCATGTCTATCTACTGCCTGCCCGCCTccgtctgaagtctgaactccATTGACGGGCTCAAGTGACGGCGACGAGTCCCGCGGCCCGGATTGTTGGAAAGAGGCATGGCGATCTCGCCTCCGCATAAAATTCGTGTGCCTTTTGGCCTGCACAGCACCCCCCGGGTGAATGGGTGATGCGTTTCCTGCCGTGCAGGTGTGCAGTCCGCGGATAAGCGTTGTGCCGTGAGATCTTGGTGCCCGACGATGTCGGATTGCGTGGACGCCCCTCTCCTTTtcgcttttcttttcttcacgggCGGCGCGGAAGCGGCTGAGGGCCCGTGCAGGCGGCAGGCGCGGTGCGTGCATCTCCCGCGGTGTGCGTGCAGTGCGATTGCGAATAACATGTCACAGTGCGCCACTGAAGGAGATGTCAAGACCTTGGGTCCGATCCCAAAGGTTGAACTTCCTCTGAAGATTGTAAAAAAACCAAGCTGGAAATGTAGAGTTACTTATTACCAAAAAAAGGCTACAAAGTTGGGTGGGATTATAATAAACCAGTGTATCTTTTTTTCATACCGTGTCGAATTCCCATAGATGTACTAGTTCGAAACATTTTGCCGTTTTGGACATAAAAATTAACAGTCTCCAATAAATACTTTGGTTTTGCTATTATTTACgtacaaaaatatatttataaaatccaaaaaaataatgtaactaggaaaaatattttCTCAACACGTAagtcctaaattataagtcattttaagtttttttatttcataatttttactagacataatatatatgtaGATGTATAtcaaaacctatgaatctaagaaagtcaaaacaacttataatttgggacaaaGGAAGTATTTAAAAAATATGAGCGGATCTTGTCCAAACATATACTTGTGATTAGATGGAGATTTTAGTATCCTCTACATCGACCATTGTTGTCCTTGATCACATGATGAAGGGTGTTCCCTGCTTCAAGTCCACCTGCCATTGATGCTTGCTATATTGCAACCGTCGTATTTTCATGTTTCGCTTATTCTTCTGTTGTTCAATATCTGATGAACTCAACACCTCATGAGTCACGAGTAGGGATTGAAAAGCATACATCTTCATcattttttgttattttttttcttttacataGGATTTCAAGAAAGGGACAACATATGCCTCTAATTTCGCTCCATTTCCATAACTTTATTTATTTGTTCATTGGTTCAGTGGTGAATGGAGGCAAAATATTTTAATGACTAAAACTTTAGACACGGTAAGTTTGTAACTTTTTATAGTGGCATacaaatccaaaagaaaaaggagaaaagaaaagatagtAGAATTTGAAGACTTTTAGTAGATGGCATGAAACAAGATGAAAAAGAAGTCCGTTGCCAGCCGCTCAGCCTCCACGAGGCCACCGCGAAGCTTCCCCAAAGCCACCACGCCTAGTCAGCCACCAGTAGGCCTGCGTTACTCCCTCCGACACGCGGGGTCCACCTGTCCGAGCCTCGACCCCTCCCGAGTCCCAGAGGCGGCTGGAGTACCTCCCCCTCCCTACACGCGGTCCACCGTGGCCCAGGCCTTCACGGCCGCGAATCCCGATCGTGGCGGGTCCCACCAACCCAACTAGCGGCCCGGGGGGCCTCCACGCGAGCACGGGTCCAGGGGAACGGGTCCGCCCATGTACTTGGCGGCCACGGAAACCCGGACCCGGTAGGCGGAGCTATAAAGCCGGGCCAAATCAGGGCATCCCTTCCCCAGCCGCACGCTTCTTGTTGCCAAAGAATttcctccctcgccgccgccgccgcagctcgtCTCGTTGAGAGAAGCTAACGGAGCCGAGGAACTCGCTGAGTTCTAGGAGAGAATCCTTTTCGCTGGTCTCTGCCAGGTTCTGCTGCGTCGGGAGGCGGTGAAGGGGGGAAATTCGTGAGATCTGTTCCGGATCACGCGTGCGCGCTCGGGAATCGGGGGGTTCCACACATAGCTTCGTTGAATTGTAAGTTTCACCTGGCCTATTCCCCTTTTAGCCTGCTTTAGCTTGTAGATTTTAGATTTATTCTGCATGTTATGTGttgttatctttttttttctggcgACTAGATTTGATTTGCTATTTCTGTGAGGATTAGTGCTTGGAATAGGTTTGTTTTGTGATTACTTGAAACTCGATGGTAGGAGAAGTACTGTTTACTTTTATTCAGATTTCGATACATGAATATGAAATACAGATTTATGCGAGTACTCAAAAGATTTGAGTTTGCGTCTTTAGGAATTTATTGAGGTCGTACAAGATTAATCTTTGATGATTCTTACAGATCTGCGATTAAAATTGCTTCGTTAGTGTGAATATTCCACCCGTTTGGTTACAATTTGTTGGAAATATTCATTTGGCCAAAACATTCCCTATACTCGGTATAAACCTGGTATGTTGTGATGTTTTCTTGTAACAGTAGCTCCAGCATGAATGGTTGACTTCCTTGCCTAACTTCTGATGTTCATAAAAAGCAGAAAAAATGTTGTTAGAAATTGTTGATGTAATGGACTCATTAATTTTCCCATTCCTGCAGGAATTTGATGTACTAATGGAGTCTAAGGGTGGCAAGAAGTCTAGCAGTAGTCGTTCCATGATGTATGAAGCTCCCCTTGGCTACAGCATTGAGGACGTTCGACCTGCCGGAGGCGAGAAGAAGTTCCAGTCTGCTGCTTACTCCAACGTAAGAATCAATAATCATTGTTATACTCTTCATTCTACTTTTGTTGTTTCTGATTTGTTGCTAACATTGTCTTTTTCTACTGCAGTGCGCGAAGAAGCCATCCTGATATCCCTTCCGTGCTTCCCCGTCCTAGTAGTTTAGGATTTCTTTTCTAACGCTTTGATTCTGACCAATCTCTCTGGCCTGCTGCTTCCTGATAATCGACCAGTTCTCGAGTCTTGCTCCCTGCACTCCTCCCTCCATCTCCAGCATCGTTTTCTCACTCACCCGCTCCAATGGCTGTTCTTTCTGCTGCTGACGCTCACCCGGTCTCAGCGATCGGGTTTGAGGGCTATGAGAAGCGCCTTGAGATCACCTTCTCTGAGGCGCCTGTCTTTGTCGACCCTCATGGGCGTGGTTTGCGTGCCCTTTCCAGGGCCCAGATTGATTCTGTTTTGGATCTTGCACGGTGCACCATCGTGTCCGAGCTCTCCAACAAGGATTTTGACTCCTATGTCCTCTCTGAGTCGAGCCTGTTTATCTATCCTCTGAAGATTGTCATCAAAACATGTGGGACTACCAAGCTCCTGCTCACCATTCCAAGGATTATTGAGCTTGCTGAAGAGCTGTCTATGCCGCTTGCTGCTGTGAAGTACTCCCGTGGGATGTTCATCTTCCCCGGTGCACAGCCAGCCCCCCACAGGAGCTTCTCTGAGGAGGTTGCTGCCCTTAACCGCTACTTTGGTGGCCTGAAGTCTGGTGGTAATGCTTATGTGATTGGAGATCCTGCAAGACCTGGACAGAAGTGGCACATCTACTATGCCACCGAGTACCCAGAGCAACCCATGGTTAACCTTGAGATGTGCATGACTGGTCTGGACAAGAAGAAAGCTTCAGTCTTTTTCAAGACTTCTGCTGATGGCCACACAACGTGTGCCAAAGAAATGACCAAGCTCTCTGGTATCTCTGAAATTATTCCTGAGATGGAGATCTGTGATTTTGACTTTGAACCCTGCGGCTACTCCATGAACGCTATCCATGGCTCTGCTTTCTCCACCATTCATGTGACGCCTGAGGATGGTTTCAGCTATGCCAGCTATGAAGTTATGGGCTTCGACGCCACTGCACTTGCCTACGGCGACCTCGTGAAGAGGGTCCTCAGGTGCTTTGGCCCTTCGGAGTTCTCTGTTGCTGTGACTATCTTTGGTGGGCGTGGCCAAGCCGCGACATGGGGCATGAAGCTTGATGCTGAGGTTTACGACTGCAACAACATGGTAGAGCAGGAGCTGCCCGGTGGTGTGCTTATCTACCAGAGCTTTTCTGTTACTGAAGATGCTATTGTTGGCTCG from Setaria italica strain Yugu1 chromosome VII, Setaria_italica_v2.0, whole genome shotgun sequence includes the following:
- the LOC101774539 gene encoding S-adenosylmethionine decarboxylase proenzyme, whose protein sequence is MESKGGKKSSSSRSMMYEAPLGYSIEDVRPAGGEKKFQSAAYSNCAKKPSYAHPVSAIGFEGYEKRLEITFSEAPVFVDPHGRGLRALSRAQIDSVLDLARCTIVSELSNKDFDSYVLSESSLFIYPLKIVIKTCGTTKLLLTIPRIIELAEELSMPLAAVKYSRGMFIFPGAQPAPHRSFSEEVAALNRYFGGLKSGGNAYVIGDPARPGQKWHIYYATEYPEQPMVNLEMCMTGLDKKKASVFFKTSADGHTTCAKEMTKLSGISEIIPEMEICDFDFEPCGYSMNAIHGSAFSTIHVTPEDGFSYASYEVMGFDATALAYGDLVKRVLRCFGPSEFSVAVTIFGGRGQAATWGMKLDAEVYDCNNMVEQELPGGVLIYQSFSVTEDAIVGSPKSVLHCFEGENLENAAPVKDGKLANLLCWEEEDAMEEKDGVLAE